The Akkermansia sp. RCC_12PD genome contains the following window.
ATAAAGGCTCTACTGCCCTGCCGCCGCCCGTGCGGCAGGGTGCAGCCCCTCTCTTCAACCAGACAATCATGAAACTGACATGAAGACCGAATTGGAAAAATGCATGGCGGGTGAATGGTATGATTGCCATGACAAGGTGTTTCTCGAATTCAAGAGCAAAACCCACCGCCTGTTGATGAAGTACAATTCCCTGCCTTATGACCGGAAGGAGGAAAAATACGAGGTGCTGAAGGAAATGTTCGGCAGCATCGGAACCAAAGTCTCCATCGGCCACTCGTTCATCTGCGACTACGGCTGCAACATCCACATCGGGAACAATGTCACGGTCAATACGGGATGCACCTTCGTGGACTGCAACAAAATCACCATCGGGAACAATGTCCTGATAGCCCCGAACGTCCAAATATATACGGCTACGCATCCCGTTGATCTGAATGAACGCCTCGCCCCTGTTGAAACGGATGACGGCGTTGACTACATACGCCGTACATTCGCCCTCCCGGTGATGATAGAAGACGGCTGCTGGATCGGGGGCGGTGTCATTATTCTGCCCGGAATCACGATTGGAAAAGGCAGCGTCATCGGCGCCGGCAGCGTGGTCACCAAAAACATTCCGCCCGACAGCCTGGCCGCCGGGAATCCCTGCAAAGTTATCCGTAAAATCAACGGGAACCCCGGACAATGATTAAATTGATAGCATTTGATCTGGACGGCACGATAGGGGAAACAATCCCCATGTGCATCAAGGCGTTCAAGCAGGCGGTTTCACCATACGCGGGCCATGTGCTGAGCGAACGGGAAATTGTGCAGACCTTCGGCTTGAATGAAGAGGGAATGATCAAAATGGTTGCCGGGGAAAAATGGCAGGAGGCGCTTCATGACTTTTATCCGATTTATGAAAGGATGCATGAGGAATGCCCCAAACCCTATGAGGACATTTGTGAATTGATAAAAACGCTGCGGGCCGCTGGAATACTGGTTGCCCTGATCACAGGCAAGGGAGAAAAAAGCTGCATGATCACGCTTGAAAAATTCGGCATGCAGAACCTGTTCTGTTCCATCAAGACAGGATCGGAAGACAAGCCGAACAAGGCGGAAGCCATCACGGAACTGCTGCACTTTTACCAACTCAACGAAGAGGAATTCTGTTATGTGGGAGACACGGTCTCCGATGTCGCCGCATGCAGAACCGCGGGCGTAACCTGCCTGTCCGCCGCCTGGAGCGCAGGCGCAGACGTTACCGCCTTGAAAGAGGCCAACCCTTCCAAGGTATTTTCCAGTGTCCAAGACCTGTTGCGTTTTTTGTGTTGAATGCCGGATGATGTGTCGTTAAACCATCCCCCGACGCCAGTTTCCGTCCATTTCCCCCACAAAAATCCCCGCCATGGACACCAGCTCCATCATCGTCGCCTCCTTTCTCTCCACTATTCCCGTTTACCTCTTCTTTGCCACGGGGTTTTACCTGCGGCACAAGCAGGTTATTCAGGCGGACCACGACGCCCCCATCATGCGGCTGGCCATGGACGTAGCCTATCCGTGCCTGGTCTTTCACAGCATCATGAAATACATGGTGCTCTCCGGCAATGAAACGCTCAGCAGCGTCGCCTTCTCCCTCCAGGCCATAGGCGCTGGCGCTTTGGAGCTCCTGCTCGGCATTGCGGCGGCATGGCTGGTAGCCAAAATGCTCCGCATGCGCATCGGCACCGGTCTGCGCACCTTCACCCTGACGGCAGGGGTGCAGAACTACGCTTTCTTCGTCATCCCCATCATCCAGATGCTGTTCACGGCCAGCAATGACCCCACGCTGGGCGTTCTCTTCGTCCACAACGTGGGGTGTGAACTGGTGGTTTGGAGCATTGGCGTCATCATCATTGCCGGAGGTCCCGGCAACCTGAACATGGGCGTCTTCTTCCGCGGTCCCCTGCTGGCTGTCATCGTAGGCCTGACACTCGCATGGTCCGGCCTAGGAGCCTACGTCGCCCAAGCGCCCCTGATGAAAGCCCTGGAAATGATCGGCAACTGCGCCACCCCCCTCTGCCTCATCCTGTTTGGCTGTTCCATGCGGGACCTGTGGCACAACATGAAATGGGAGCCCAAGCCTATCGTCTGCGGCCTTCTGACGCGCCTGGGACTGGCCCCGGCCCTGCTCCTGCTCATGGCGTACTTCCTTCCGGTTGACGACTACATCAAGCGGGTAATCGTCATCCAGGCGGCCATTCCCTCCGCTGTCATTCCGGTCATTCTGGCCAAACGGTTCGGCGGCCATCCGGACCTGGGCACGCAAATCCTGCTGACCACCACCGTAGCCTCCTTCCTGACACTGCCCTGCTGGCTCACCCTGGGGTCCATGCTGGTGGTTCCCTTATATTGATCCTGCCGGGGGTGGACGGTACTCACCATTCCCGTGCCGCCATCCTGGATATTGTTCGCCTTTCAACCTTCATTCCCCGCCCGGCTCTGTAAACCGCCTCCAGTCCGGCGCCACTGACCGCCTGTCACGTTCGGAACGGCAGCGGCACCCGGCGGAAGGGAAAAACCGCCCCAATTCCCTCTATCCGCAAACCATGGCCCGGAGGGAGCCCTACCTTTGTGTTGACTCTCCAGGCGGATATGTATTGAATGTGCTTCATGAGATTTCCTGCCACCTTTTCCATCGCGGC
Protein-coding sequences here:
- a CDS encoding AEC family transporter: MDTSSIIVASFLSTIPVYLFFATGFYLRHKQVIQADHDAPIMRLAMDVAYPCLVFHSIMKYMVLSGNETLSSVAFSLQAIGAGALELLLGIAAAWLVAKMLRMRIGTGLRTFTLTAGVQNYAFFVIPIIQMLFTASNDPTLGVLFVHNVGCELVVWSIGVIIIAGGPGNLNMGVFFRGPLLAVIVGLTLAWSGLGAYVAQAPLMKALEMIGNCATPLCLILFGCSMRDLWHNMKWEPKPIVCGLLTRLGLAPALLLLMAYFLPVDDYIKRVIVIQAAIPSAVIPVILAKRFGGHPDLGTQILLTTTVASFLTLPCWLTLGSMLVVPLY
- a CDS encoding HAD hydrolase-like protein; the protein is MIKLIAFDLDGTIGETIPMCIKAFKQAVSPYAGHVLSEREIVQTFGLNEEGMIKMVAGEKWQEALHDFYPIYERMHEECPKPYEDICELIKTLRAAGILVALITGKGEKSCMITLEKFGMQNLFCSIKTGSEDKPNKAEAITELLHFYQLNEEEFCYVGDTVSDVAACRTAGVTCLSAAWSAGADVTALKEANPSKVFSSVQDLLRFLC
- a CDS encoding sugar O-acetyltransferase, which translates into the protein MKTELEKCMAGEWYDCHDKVFLEFKSKTHRLLMKYNSLPYDRKEEKYEVLKEMFGSIGTKVSIGHSFICDYGCNIHIGNNVTVNTGCTFVDCNKITIGNNVLIAPNVQIYTATHPVDLNERLAPVETDDGVDYIRRTFALPVMIEDGCWIGGGVIILPGITIGKGSVIGAGSVVTKNIPPDSLAAGNPCKVIRKINGNPGQ